The following are encoded in a window of Corythoichthys intestinalis isolate RoL2023-P3 chromosome 8, ASM3026506v1, whole genome shotgun sequence genomic DNA:
- the fdx2 gene encoding ferredoxin-2, mitochondrial, with the protein MAASVAVRSSMGLTFRLSRVLPDCILCPLSRLKTYASHLRRKDSVDSFRTINRYLQTSIGSDPSEESSTDEENQDQVVNVVYVDRSGQRIPVKAKVGDNILYLAHKNGIELEGACEASLACSTCHVYVNRDYFDKLPEPLEREDDMLDMAPMLQENSRLGCQIILTQELEGMEVTLPKVTRNFYVDGHVPKPH; encoded by the exons ATGGCGGCCTCCGTGGCAGTACGCTCGAGCATGGGGCTGACTTTCAGGCTTTCGCGAGTTTTACCAGACTGTATTTTATGTCCCTTGTCCAGGCTGAAGACGTACGCGTCTCATTTACGGCGGAAGGACTCCGTGGACAGCTTTCGTACCATCAATAGATACTTGCAGACGAGTATAG GTTCGGACCCAAGTGAGGAAAGTAGCACTGACGAAGAGAACCAGGACCAAGT AGTCAATGTGGTGTATGTAGACCGGTCAGGCCAGAGGATCCCAGTTAAAGCCAAAGTGGGAGACAATATTTTGTACTTGGCTCACAAGAATGGAATTGAGCTTGAAG GGGCGTGTGAGGCTTCGTTAGCCTGTTCAACATGTCATGTGTATGTAAACAGAGATTATTTTGACAAACTTCCTGAGCCCCTTGAGAG GGAGGATGACATGCTGGACATGGCGCCCATGCTGCAGGAGAACTCCCGACTAGGGTGCCAGATTATCTTGACCCAAGAACTGGAGGGGATGGAGGTGACTTTACCTAAAGTCACGAGGAACTTCTACGTGGACGGACATGTTCCTAAACCTCATTGA
- the zglp1 gene encoding GATA-type zinc finger protein 1 yields MAQNLHLGTFSKRFKLEASLQSGLLETTSLSYLCKDSHTKRVQNCMEVETLAKSPLGDNSSSKALSLINMQCEKLMHVEQQEPDTRSVLENGGCIECTLRSPPAAGISVCIEVDKHEDGFGSKLKSCKKDFTSSSQIADKDAIMPEKAAHSPLLSETELAMSVDSLKVCHDSFLAKHHHSNAHVSAHMANAFPDKLMGLERSLCLDQNSNILECRSPSKPNDIVSSMPHGPNVAVWEHSSAATVTSELKSNEENKNPRPLWRSKKPRKQPNPCRSADIKDPNFQGVTFRINVELDDNREECRLLITSKYSKELCKSVRKRRTRRRGSQMTGSSDEDIETATRKAKMCASCCTRKTPMWRDAEDGTPLCNACGIRYKKYRVRCTNCWNIPRKEYNSTSFCLKCGNVRLKHIV; encoded by the exons ATGGCTCAGAATCTGCACTTGGGTACCTTTTCCAAGAGGTTTAAGCTTGAGGCCTCTTTGCAAAGCGGCCTACTGGAAACCACATCGCTGTCTTACTTGTGTAAAGACAGTCATACAAAAAGGGTTCAAAattgcatggaggtggaaactttAGCAAAGTCCCCTCTTGGAGACAACAGCTCTTCGAAAGCATTGAGTTTGATCAATATGCAGTGTGAGAAGCTTATGCATGTCGAACAACAGGAACCAGACACAAGATCAGTACTTGAAAATGGTGGCTGTATTGAATGCACTTTAAGATCGCCGCCTGCTGCAGGGATCTCTGTTTGCATTGAGGTTGACAAGCATGAGGATGGCTTTGGGTCTAAACTTAAGAGTTGTAAGAAAGACTTCACGTCTTCATCACAGATTGCTGACAAAGATGCCATCATGCCAGAAAAAGCAGCACACTCACCTCTGCTTTCGGAAACGGAGCTAGCCATGAGTGTTGACAGTTTGAAGGTGTGTCATGACAGCTTCTTGGCTAAACATCACCATTCTAATGCCCATGTTTCAGCACACATGGCTAACGCATTCCCTGATAAGTTAATGGGTTTGGAGCGATCACTCTGCCTCGACcaaaattcaaacattttggaatgtCGCTCTCCTTCTAAACCAAATGACATTGTCTCATCCATGCCACATGGCCCAAATGTTGCTGTTTGGGAGCACTCTTCTGCAGCCACAGTGACCTCagagttgaagtcaaatgaggaAAATAAAAATCCGCGGCCCTTGTGGAGAAGCAAAAAACCTAGAAAGCAACCCAATCCTTGCCGCAGTGCCGATATCAAAGACCCAAACTTCCAGGGAGTGACATTCCGGATAAATGTAGAACTGGATGACAACAGGGAAGAGTGTCGACTCCTCATAACATCCAAGTACAG TAAGGAACTCTGCAAGAGTGTGCGGAAACGGAGAACGAGAAGGAGGGGGTCACAAATGACCGGCAGCTCTGACGAGGATATTGAAACTGCTACTCGAA AGGCAAAAATGTGTGCATCGTGCTGCACCAGAAAGACCCCGATGTGGAGAGATGCAGAGGATGGAACCCCTCTCTGCAATGCTTGTGGGATAAg GTACAAAAAGTACAGGGTGCGCTGTACTAACTGCTGGAATATCCCGAGAAAAGAATACAACTCTACCTCATTCTGCCTCAAGTGTGGAAATGTGAGGCTGAAACACATAGTCTAG